Proteins found in one Campylobacter sp. MG1 genomic segment:
- a CDS encoding DegT/DnrJ/EryC1/StrS family aminotransferase: MKEISCFSNSITEYDKDFLIKSLNNDENIIQNLENKLKELYSGSHIVLTNNHTAAHHLALCALDLKRGDKVLCSVNSFPNIAQSIRFFDAEPIFLDIELDSFNIDLSYLEKALIKHNHKKLRAIVVNHIAGKSAKLDEIKLLCKRYNVEVINDCGFALGMTYKNELVGKNELISSFGFNAMGKDPIFAGGFLVINDDEIYKRAKLLNNNAITQNAWGNDGNLGYFYDVTDIGHEYEITRVCAALALSKLNHYKDYIKRRKEIARIYDDELNRLKHIRLPLIDDEHVFTRYIIKIDKNRDSFAKKLKELGINTGIHYIPINFLTYYKQKYGLKITDFPNALSNYTQILSIPMHPNLSNDDVIRVCDSIVELDSSWI, translated from the coding sequence ATGAAAGAAATCTCTTGTTTTTCAAATAGTATTACAGAATATGATAAGGATTTTTTAATAAAGTCTTTAAATAACGATGAAAATATTATACAAAATTTAGAAAATAAATTAAAAGAATTATATAGTGGCTCACATATAGTTTTAACTAATAATCATACAGCAGCACATCATTTAGCATTATGTGCTTTAGATTTAAAAAGAGGGGATAAAGTTTTATGTTCGGTTAACTCATTTCCTAATATAGCACAAAGTATAAGATTTTTTGATGCTGAACCTATATTTTTAGATATTGAATTAGATAGTTTTAATATAGACTTATCGTATTTAGAAAAAGCTTTAATAAAACATAATCATAAAAAATTAAGAGCAATAGTTGTAAATCACATAGCTGGAAAATCAGCTAAATTAGATGAAATAAAATTATTATGTAAAAGATATAATGTTGAGGTTATAAATGATTGTGGATTTGCACTTGGTATGACTTATAAGAATGAACTTGTAGGTAAAAATGAATTAATATCATCTTTTGGTTTTAATGCAATGGGAAAGGATCCAATATTTGCTGGTGGATTTTTAGTTATAAATGATGATGAAATTTATAAGCGAGCAAAATTATTAAATAATAATGCAATTACTCAAAATGCTTGGGGAAACGATGGTAACCTTGGATATTTTTATGATGTTACAGATATAGGACATGAATATGAAATTACAAGAGTTTGCGCAGCACTTGCATTATCAAAACTTAATCATTATAAAGATTATATAAAAAGAAGAAAAGAAATAGCTAGAATTTATGATGATGAGTTAAATAGATTAAAACATATAAGACTACCATTAATTGATGATGAGCATGTATTTACTAGATATATTATAAAGATTGATAAAAATAGAGATAGTTTTGCTAAAAAATTAAAAGAGTTAGGAATTAATACAGGAATTCATTATATTCCTATTAATTTTTTAACTTATTATAAACAAAAATATGGTTTAAAAATAACAGATTTTCCAAATGCTTTATCAAATTATACTCAAATTCTTTCAATTCCAATGCATCCGAATTTGAGTAATGATGATGTGATAAGGGTTTGTGATAGTATAGTAGAACTTGATTCAAGTTGGATTTAA
- a CDS encoding tetraacyldisaccharide 4'-kinase — protein sequence MGFIDRYFFNPNLWQKILIFILLPFSYIYSFIASKNFKSTKKNDFKIPIISVGNISVGGNGKTPFCKALSDMLYPIYNDDIFIILRGYKRKSKGLLVVKLHNQILSDYLNAGDEALEHALFTKANVIVSEDRIKGIQKAISLGAKCIILDDAFSKTNIKKFDILLNSNIKYKYNFTLPSGAYRLPKSYEKFADFNAYQDLHFKRTSFIKDIKEDMILISAIAKPFRLLQYKDLVKAYYFYNDHSSFNKEELINLMQKHNAKYILLTKKDYVKIKDFNLETILIDEELIIFDELKTAIFNYLKEFNVSYKDNQQ from the coding sequence ATGGGTTTTATTGATAGATATTTTTTTAATCCTAATTTATGGCAAAAGATTTTAATTTTCATTCTTTTGCCGTTTTCTTATATATATTCTTTTATTGCTAGTAAAAACTTTAAATCTACAAAGAAAAATGATTTTAAAATTCCAATAATTAGCGTAGGAAATATCAGCGTAGGCGGTAATGGTAAAACCCCATTTTGCAAGGCTTTAAGCGATATGCTTTATCCTATTTATAACGATGATATTTTTATTATTCTTCGTGGTTATAAACGCAAAAGCAAAGGTTTGCTTGTAGTAAAATTGCATAATCAAATTCTAAGCGATTATTTAAACGCAGGTGATGAAGCATTAGAACACGCTTTATTTACAAAAGCAAATGTAATAGTTAGTGAAGATAGAATTAAAGGCATTCAAAAGGCTATTAGTTTGGGTGCAAAATGTATTATTTTAGATGACGCTTTTTCTAAGACAAATATAAAAAAATTTGATATTTTATTAAATTCAAATATAAAATATAAATATAATTTTACCCTTCCAAGTGGAGCTTATAGACTTCCTAAAAGTTATGAAAAATTTGCAGATTTTAATGCTTATCAAGATTTACATTTTAAAAGGACTTCTTTTATTAAAGACATTAAAGAAGATATGATTTTAATATCAGCTATTGCAAAGCCTTTTAGATTATTGCAATATAAAGATTTAGTAAAAGCTTATTATTTTTATAACGACCATTCAAGCTTTAATAAAGAAGAGCTAATAAATCTTATGCAAAAGCACAATGCAAAATATATTTTGCTAACCAAAAAAGATTATGTAAAAATAAAAGATTTTAATTTAGAAACTATATTAATTGATGAAGAATTAATAATTTTTGATGAGTTAAAAACAGCTATATTTAATTATTTAAAGGAATTTAATGTATCTTATAAAGACAACCAGCAATGA
- a CDS encoding Rieske 2Fe-2S domain-containing protein: MASRRSFMGFTLGAAAAVGGVFTLVGMKKTWDPLPSVKAAGFTTVDLSPLADGELRTVEWRKKPIFILKKSSDMEQSNTDIIAGDARYTVVIGLCTHLGCIPAYHSADKEFVCACHGGKFNVSGKNMSGPPPKPLEIPPFSIDGTKLVLGEVGKEYEEIMKNVGKA; the protein is encoded by the coding sequence ATGGCTAGTAGAAGAAGCTTTATGGGCTTTACATTAGGCGCTGCTGCGGCTGTTGGTGGTGTTTTTACACTAGTGGGTATGAAAAAAACTTGGGATCCACTTCCTAGTGTAAAAGCAGCAGGTTTTACAACCGTTGATTTATCGCCTTTAGCTGATGGAGAGCTAAGAACTGTTGAATGGAGAAAAAAACCAATATTCATTCTAAAAAAATCAAGTGATATGGAACAAAGCAATACAGATATAATAGCAGGAGATGCAAGATATACGGTAGTAATTGGACTATGCACTCATTTAGGTTGTATTCCAGCATATCATTCAGCTGATAAAGAATTTGTTTGTGCCTGTCATGGTGGAAAATTTAATGTAAGCGGAAAAAATATGTCAGGACCACCTCCTAAACCACTTGAAATTCCACCTTTTTCAATTGATGGAACTAAATTAGTTTTAGGAGAAGTTGGCAAAGAGTATGAAGAAATTATGAAAAATGTAGGAAAGGCTTAA
- a CDS encoding c-type cytochrome, whose protein sequence is MKELKIFAILVIFTGIVYWGVEPYAHSQMHEHTSEVNFDFKAGDIAQAEVELKKANESGKKDDIDFATKKLEDTKKLWANVDKIASLKTDVEAGKADFEANCASCHRVEFDELVAADDGISAQGIIYPDLSTAGAIYDSKFLMAISLNPALAMKNNKKYNDENPHPMMTAFLEDDGSISDENAQSVANIVGYLNSIGKAALEAKKTKIANEINASKLSDSEKVAKINFENKKVIFEEACGRCHDVKYDGFIAKVNGGDLKDYMGSTPPDLSIIIRAKGDEYLHKFINDTQKQLPGTAMPRVGLNEQAQDDVVAYLTSVGDSKKAEREDLGYKIMAYFALLAILAYAWKNAIWKELH, encoded by the coding sequence ATGAAAGAGTTAAAAATATTTGCAATATTAGTTATATTCACAGGTATTGTTTATTGGGGAGTTGAGCCTTACGCTCATTCACAAATGCACGAACATACTAGCGAAGTTAATTTTGATTTTAAAGCAGGCGATATAGCTCAAGCTGAAGTTGAATTAAAAAAAGCTAATGAAAGTGGTAAAAAAGATGATATTGATTTTGCTACAAAAAAATTAGAAGATACTAAAAAACTTTGGGCTAATGTTGATAAAATAGCTAGTTTAAAAACTGATGTTGAAGCTGGAAAAGCTGATTTTGAAGCTAATTGTGCTAGCTGTCATAGAGTTGAATTTGATGAATTAGTAGCTGCTGATGATGGAATTAGCGCTCAAGGTATTATTTATCCTGATTTAAGTACAGCAGGAGCTATTTATGATAGTAAATTCTTAATGGCAATTTCTCTTAATCCTGCACTTGCTATGAAAAATAACAAAAAATATAATGATGAAAATCCACATCCTATGATGACAGCATTTTTAGAAGATGATGGCAGTATAAGTGATGAAAATGCTCAATCAGTTGCTAATATAGTAGGATATTTAAATAGTATCGGAAAAGCTGCTCTTGAAGCAAAAAAAACAAAAATTGCTAATGAAATAAATGCAAGTAAATTAAGCGATAGCGAAAAAGTTGCAAAAATTAATTTTGAGAACAAAAAAGTTATCTTTGAAGAAGCTTGCGGAAGATGTCATGATGTTAAATACGATGGTTTTATTGCTAAAGTAAATGGCGGAGATTTAAAAGATTATATGGGTTCAACGCCACCTGATTTATCAATAATAATTCGTGCTAAAGGAGATGAGTATTTACATAAATTTATAAACGATACTCAAAAACAACTTCCAGGAACTGCAATGCCTAGAGTTGGACTTAACGAACAAGCTCAAGATGATGTTGTTGCTTATTTAACTAGCGTTGGAGATAGTAAAAAAGCTGAACGCGAAGATTTAGGATACAAAATAATGGCTTATTTTGCATTATTAGCAATATTAGCTTATGCTTGGAAAAACGCAATCTGGAAAGAACTACATTAA
- a CDS encoding peptidoglycan D,D-transpeptidase FtsI family protein yields the protein MKTGSLFGILMLVVILLSACIYGFAFYKTHAKNDEYVAKVERISGLKGKRINALRGDIISADGYTLVTSRKIYRAEIDIRSIDKDRLDYFLKLFQIYAFLSDKEINNIKQKLNEAIKNQKPYIFKLSQNIDQKAASYLRELSRKLYYSGFFKNFINSSGKAEIRGLDIIEHGDVRVFSKGDILTPVLGYLRSVVNSKDKVYENLPEKGLEKYYDKCLTSQSDYKIEGYKDIGGNIIINSNSFVSNQVDGCNLHLNINLKLQKGLENIATDASNVYKAKQVIIGVLDSKTGKVLALATSKRYDPHNRKKDLSFLNTDAVEYEYEPGSVIKPIAFANLLKLQKITPFQWINTHKGVLKLDKFYIKDTHPMDGMIAEDIIVHSSNIGMVEISNKESAKELIQGYKDFNIGKATGIDLPYEKFGYLKDNVRIYEVEKNTMAYGYGFRTTFIQLLAAYNVFNNRGQWVSPRIASHYQFKNEIGYFKQPVVNEILPLEIANQMKRILIKTANQKSLVKFWPDGVIVGGKTGTARISSNGGYKKEYNSNFFGFVNDKYDNKYTFGVLVIAPSVDNNSYYAARTALPTAASVINRLIEDNFLKVTNDND from the coding sequence ATGAAAACTGGGTCATTATTCGGAATTTTAATGTTAGTAGTGATTTTGTTGTCTGCTTGTATTTATGGTTTTGCTTTTTATAAGACACACGCAAAAAATGATGAATATGTAGCTAAAGTTGAAAGAATTAGTGGATTAAAAGGTAAAAGAATAAATGCTTTAAGAGGTGATATAATAAGTGCTGATGGGTATACATTGGTAACAAGTAGAAAAATTTATAGAGCTGAGATTGACATTAGAAGTATAGATAAAGATAGATTAGATTATTTTTTAAAATTATTCCAAATTTATGCTTTTTTAAGTGATAAAGAAATTAATAATATAAAACAAAAATTAAATGAAGCAATAAAAAATCAAAAACCGTATATATTTAAATTAAGTCAAAATATTGACCAAAAAGCAGCAAGTTATTTAAGAGAGTTGTCAAGAAAGCTTTATTACTCTGGCTTTTTTAAAAATTTTATAAATTCATCTGGCAAGGCTGAAATTAGAGGGCTTGATATAATAGAGCATGGTGATGTTAGGGTATTTTCAAAAGGAGATATTTTAACGCCTGTATTAGGTTATTTAAGAAGTGTTGTTAATAGTAAAGATAAGGTATATGAAAATTTACCTGAAAAAGGTTTAGAGAAATATTATGATAAGTGTTTAACATCGCAAAGTGATTATAAAATTGAAGGCTATAAAGATATAGGTGGAAATATTATTATAAATTCAAATAGTTTTGTAAGCAATCAAGTAGATGGTTGTAATTTGCATTTAAATATAAATTTAAAACTTCAAAAAGGTTTAGAAAATATAGCAACCGATGCTAGCAATGTTTATAAGGCAAAACAAGTAATAATAGGTGTTTTAGATAGTAAAACTGGAAAAGTATTAGCATTAGCTACATCAAAAAGATATGATCCACATAATAGAAAAAAAGATTTATCATTTTTAAATACTGATGCTGTTGAATATGAGTATGAGCCAGGTTCTGTTATAAAACCAATTGCATTTGCTAATCTTTTAAAATTACAAAAAATAACACCATTTCAATGGATAAATACTCATAAAGGGGTATTAAAGTTAGATAAATTTTATATAAAGGATACTCATCCAATGGATGGGATGATAGCTGAGGATATTATAGTTCATTCGTCTAATATAGGTATGGTTGAAATTTCAAATAAAGAAAGTGCAAAGGAATTAATTCAAGGTTATAAGGATTTTAATATAGGCAAGGCTACTGGTATTGATTTGCCATACGAGAAGTTCGGTTATTTGAAGGACAATGTTAGAATTTATGAAGTAGAAAAAAATACTATGGCTTATGGATATGGTTTTAGAACTACTTTTATTCAACTTTTAGCAGCTTACAATGTATTTAATAATCGTGGTCAGTGGGTAAGTCCTAGAATAGCAAGTCATTATCAATTTAAAAATGAAATAGGATATTTTAAACAACCAGTTGTTAATGAAATTTTACCACTTGAGATTGCTAATCAAATGAAAAGAATATTGATAAAAACAGCTAATCAAAAATCTTTGGTAAAATTTTGGCCTGATGGCGTAATAGTTGGTGGTAAAACAGGAACAGCTAGGATTAGTTCAAATGGTGGATATAAGAAAGAATATAATTCTAATTTTTTTGGGTTTGTTAATGACAAGTATGATAATAAATATACTTTTGGTGTTTTAGTAATAGCACCTAGTGTAGATAACAATTCTTATTATGCAGCAAGAACTGCATTACCTACAGCTGCCTCAGTTATTAATAGGTTAATTGAAGATAATTTTTTAAAAGTTACAAATGATAATGATTAA
- the nadE gene encoding NAD(+) synthase, which yields MVDLDNALVLKNRMVYFSNQVLTNFNGAVLGLSGGLDSAIVLRILSECEKKPHCLIMPTNSSNKQNLDDAILLAKKYSLMYKVINIQSILDEFIKTSESTNKILTGNFAARIRMTLLYDYSAKYNLLVAGTTNKSELMLGYGTIWGDLACGFNILADFYKSELFEFAKFLQLPQNIIDKKPSADFYEGQSDEEDLGFSYYEIDKFLKDYENNKVVDKRYESLLNRIGRNEFKRKNIKIFKR from the coding sequence ATGGTTGATTTAGATAATGCTTTAGTATTAAAAAATAGAATGGTTTATTTTAGCAATCAGGTATTGACAAATTTTAATGGTGCTGTTTTAGGGCTTAGTGGTGGGCTTGATAGTGCTATTGTATTAAGAATATTAAGCGAGTGCGAAAAAAAGCCACATTGTCTTATAATGCCTACTAATTCTTCAAATAAACAAAATTTAGATGATGCTATTTTATTAGCAAAAAAATATTCCTTAATGTATAAAGTTATTAATATACAATCAATATTAGATGAATTTATTAAAACTAGTGAAAGTACAAATAAAATTTTAACAGGCAATTTTGCCGCTAGAATTAGAATGACTTTATTATATGATTATTCAGCTAAATATAATTTATTAGTAGCAGGGACTACTAATAAAAGTGAACTAATGCTTGGCTATGGCACTATTTGGGGTGATTTAGCTTGTGGATTTAATATTTTAGCTGATTTTTACAAAAGTGAGTTATTTGAATTTGCTAAATTTTTGCAATTACCACAAAATATTATAGATAAAAAGCCTAGTGCTGACTTTTATGAAGGTCAAAGTGATGAAGAAGATTTAGGTTTTAGTTATTATGAAATTGATAAATTTTTAAAAGATTATGAGAATAATAAAGTAGTTGATAAACGTTACGAAAGTTTGTTAAATAGGATTGGGCGTAATGAATTTAAAAGAAAAAATATAAAAATATTTAAAAGGTAG
- the cutA gene encoding divalent cation tolerance protein CutA: MYLIKTTSNDLELLKKIANKIIKKELSKCIHIAKITSIYKWDGKIINDDEFSLEIKSKNIKKVYKIIKKHHNYECFEFVYYKFKAKDKYLEFLKEK; the protein is encoded by the coding sequence ATGTATCTTATAAAGACAACCAGCAATGATTTAGAATTGCTTAAAAAAATTGCAAATAAAATAATCAAAAAAGAGCTTAGCAAGTGTATTCATATTGCTAAAATTACAAGTATTTATAAATGGGACGGAAAAATTATTAATGATGATGAGTTTAGTTTAGAAATAAAATCAAAAAATATAAAAAAGGTTTATAAAATAATCAAAAAACACCATAATTACGAATGTTTTGAGTTTGTGTATTATAAATTTAAAGCAAAAGATAAGTATTTAGAATTTTTAAAGGAGAAATAA
- a CDS encoding cytochrome b has protein sequence MAHFEKSNGIVDWLDQRLAIKKFMQVMMTQYWIPKKINFLWAMGVILLTMFAILFITGLLLVMYYKPDVALAFDSVNKTIMQEVEYGWLWRHMHGVAASVVFLVMYIHLLTGIYYGSYKKGREIIWISGMVLFVLFSAEAFSGYMLPWGQMSYWAAMVITNLFGGIPFIGPELVEWIRGDYAVGDATLNRFFMLHVCLLPIVVIAFVAIHFYALRFPHVNNEIAEEIDFDLEAEKYLAGKKKEAKVISFWPDFLCKDIFYVCLFMIFYFYLVCFHYDFAMDPINFEPANALKTPPHIYPEWYFLWSYEILRGFSYEVGLACFGIAQVIFFVLPFLDRSNVVAPAHKRGAFFVWFWLLVIDMIVLTIYGKLPPVGINNTIATIASVTFLALLIVVLPVITLMERKAK, from the coding sequence ATGGCACATTTTGAAAAATCAAATGGAATTGTTGATTGGCTAGATCAAAGACTTGCTATCAAAAAATTTATGCAAGTTATGATGACACAATACTGGATTCCTAAGAAAATTAACTTTTTATGGGCAATGGGAGTAATTTTACTTACTATGTTTGCAATACTATTTATTACAGGACTTTTACTTGTAATGTATTATAAACCTGATGTTGCACTTGCTTTTGATAGTGTAAATAAAACTATTATGCAAGAAGTTGAATATGGTTGGCTATGGAGACATATGCACGGGGTTGCTGCGTCGGTAGTATTTTTAGTAATGTATATACACTTATTAACAGGTATTTATTATGGCTCTTATAAAAAAGGTCGTGAAATCATTTGGATAAGCGGTATGGTATTATTCGTATTATTCTCTGCTGAAGCATTTAGTGGTTATATGCTACCTTGGGGACAAATGAGCTATTGGGCTGCTATGGTTATTACTAATCTTTTTGGTGGTATTCCTTTCATAGGACCTGAATTAGTTGAATGGATTAGAGGTGATTACGCTGTTGGAGATGCTACATTAAATAGATTTTTTATGCTACATGTTTGCTTATTACCAATAGTTGTTATTGCATTTGTTGCAATTCACTTTTATGCTTTAAGATTTCCACATGTAAATAACGAAATTGCTGAAGAAATTGATTTTGATTTAGAAGCTGAAAAATATTTAGCTGGCAAGAAAAAAGAAGCGAAAGTTATATCATTTTGGCCTGATTTCTTATGTAAAGATATTTTTTATGTTTGCTTATTTATGATTTTCTATTTTTATCTAGTATGCTTTCACTATGATTTTGCTATGGATCCAATTAACTTTGAACCAGCAAATGCACTTAAAACTCCACCACATATTTATCCTGAATGGTATTTCTTATGGAGTTATGAAATCTTAAGAGGATTTTCTTATGAAGTTGGTCTTGCTTGCTTTGGTATAGCTCAAGTAATTTTCTTTGTATTACCATTCCTAGACCGCTCAAATGTAGTAGCGCCTGCACATAAGCGTGGAGCATTTTTTGTATGGTTTTGGCTATTAGTAATTGATATGATTGTTCTTACTATTTATGGTAAATTACCTCCTGTTGGAATTAATAATACAATAGCAACTATTGCTTCTGTTACATTTTTAGCATTATTAATAGTAGTTTTACCAGTAATTACTCTTATGGAAAGAAAGGCTAAGTAA
- the thrC gene encoding threonine synthase: MIFYSSRDENITSDFANALKNPLSSDGGLFCPSKLQVFNKDELKGLGYKEFAKKIFSSLSDDLSNFEKSLDEYLDFDTKEPFVIKKLDSKTDICELFHGKTRAFKDLALAPLARLMDNDKHLIICATSGDTGPATLSAFSKNKSSKVVCIFPKGKTSAVQERQMANVDYGNSLVLAIDGNFDDAQSTLKNLLNDKEFKEIVKNQGLNLSAANSLNFGRITYQLLYHYYLSLQYKNPINVIIPSGNFGNALACFYAKQMGANIDKIKIVSNENTILYDFFTTGEYDLRNREFKCTYSPAMDILKSSNLERLMYYFFGASRTKQLYLSLESDKYFKITKDELARLKEHFIAYKCSDTETLENIKAYKNYLLDPHTATAINALDDSFNVICSTAEWTKFTPSIQKALGIFKDELSGIKDLAKKYNYKLNDSLLNALNSTNYYAKDIKVDEIKKTIIEWIKQ, from the coding sequence ATGATATTTTATTCAAGTAGAGATGAAAACATTACAAGTGATTTTGCAAATGCACTTAAAAACCCACTCTCAAGCGATGGGGGATTGTTTTGCCCTAGTAAATTGCAAGTATTTAATAAAGATGAATTAAAAGGTTTGGGTTATAAAGAATTTGCTAAAAAGATTTTTTCAAGTTTGAGTGATGATTTGAGTAATTTTGAAAAGAGTTTAGATGAATATTTAGATTTTGATACTAAAGAGCCTTTTGTTATCAAAAAACTTGATAGTAAAACTGATATATGTGAATTATTTCACGGAAAAACTAGAGCTTTTAAGGACTTAGCATTAGCACCACTTGCAAGACTTATGGATAATGATAAGCATTTAATTATCTGTGCTACTAGCGGAGATACAGGCCCAGCAACTCTTAGTGCATTTAGTAAAAACAAAAGCTCAAAAGTAGTTTGTATTTTCCCAAAAGGAAAAACAAGTGCTGTTCAAGAGCGTCAAATGGCTAATGTAGATTATGGTAATTCTTTAGTTTTAGCAATTGATGGTAATTTTGATGATGCTCAAAGCACATTAAAAAATCTATTAAACGATAAAGAATTTAAAGAAATTGTAAAAAATCAAGGCTTAAATCTAAGTGCTGCAAATTCACTTAATTTCGGAAGAATTACTTATCAATTGCTATATCATTATTATCTTAGTCTTCAATACAAAAACCCAATAAATGTGATAATTCCTAGTGGGAATTTCGGTAATGCACTTGCTTGTTTTTATGCTAAGCAAATGGGTGCAAATATAGATAAAATCAAAATCGTAAGCAATGAAAATACAATTCTTTATGATTTCTTTACTACAGGTGAATATGATTTAAGAAATCGTGAGTTTAAATGCACTTATTCTCCTGCTATGGATATTTTAAAATCATCAAATCTTGAACGCTTAATGTATTATTTCTTCGGAGCTAGTAGAACTAAACAATTATATTTAAGTCTTGAAAGTGATAAATATTTTAAAATCACTAAAGATGAACTTGCTAGATTAAAAGAGCATTTTATAGCTTATAAATGCAGTGATACTGAAACATTAGAAAATATTAAAGCTTATAAAAATTATTTATTAGACCCACACACAGCAACAGCGATTAATGCTCTTGATGATAGTTTTAATGTGATTTGTTCTACTGCTGAATGGACTAAGTTTACCCCTAGTATTCAAAAAGCTTTAGGTATATTTAAAGATGAATTAAGTGGCATTAAAGATTTGGCTAAAAAGTATAATTATAAGCTGAATGATAGTCTTTTAAATGCTTTAAATTCAACTAATTATTATGCAAAAGATATAAAAGTAGATGAGATTAAAAAAACAATAATAGAATGGATAAAACAATGA
- the kdsB gene encoding 3-deoxy-manno-octulosonate cytidylyltransferase: MIIIPARLKSSRFSEKILVPIKGIPMCIYTALNASKADRVVIATDSSKVLELAKEYNLTAILTKQTHESGTERLAECVDILGLNDDELIINLQADEPLFELSNLIKFKEFCNEFKNEFFMASCYTIKDTPSDENMVKVVLDTKQNAIYFSRAPIPYDRDKKGVKYNHHLGIYAYKAKSLKEFITLKSSLEHIEKLEQLRAIENGKIIKMCEINTKSFGIDTKADYERLLQVLENDK, translated from the coding sequence ATGATTATAATTCCTGCTAGACTTAAATCAAGTCGTTTTAGTGAAAAGATTTTAGTGCCAATCAAAGGCATTCCTATGTGTATTTACACAGCTTTAAATGCTAGTAAGGCTGATAGGGTTGTGATTGCCACTGATAGTTCTAAGGTATTAGAATTGGCAAAAGAATATAATTTAACAGCTATTTTGACAAAGCAAACTCACGAAAGTGGGACTGAAAGATTAGCTGAATGCGTTGATATTTTAGGTCTTAATGATGATGAGCTAATTATAAATCTTCAAGCAGATGAGCCTTTATTTGAGCTTAGCAATTTAATTAAGTTTAAAGAATTTTGCAATGAATTTAAGAATGAATTTTTTATGGCGAGTTGCTATACTATAAAAGATACTCCAAGTGATGAAAATATGGTAAAAGTAGTCCTTGATACTAAGCAAAATGCTATATATTTTTCAAGAGCACCAATTCCTTATGATAGAGATAAAAAGGGTGTAAAATACAATCATCATTTAGGCATATACGCTTATAAAGCTAAGTCTTTAAAAGAATTTATAACTCTTAAATCAAGCTTAGAACATATTGAAAAATTAGAGCAATTAAGAGCTATTGAAAATGGCAAAATAATTAAAATGTGCGAGATTAATACAAAGTCTTTTGGTATTGATACAAAGGCTGATTATGAAAGATTATTGCAGGTTTTAGAAAATGACAAATGA